One stretch of Kogia breviceps isolate mKogBre1 chromosome 20, mKogBre1 haplotype 1, whole genome shotgun sequence DNA includes these proteins:
- the LOC136793304 gene encoding uncharacterized protein, whose translation MLGDPAERAHVSRACLTPLRAPAPARGPRLREARKLRLTPHNMTVTVRAFPGVVAGLCCQAKRAPGRVPQTVTSREAGAAVLGSFASVRPPSSCESCPTQTRSRSGFLQRCQEPQLGTKGRFPRRWARGRAVESVKLTGLHRKGPERVCEPHSWFRFSGCWRTSSGLGGRPHPKPSSQTLIPGQSSRCGPRRRSARSELSRAVRLLDRLTQEKKIIAASLKKGKMCGTSSSLNSSEAQNLSEGLLPSTRSGCFRKESSSPNPESALADGLNRTLQHLAGI comes from the exons ATGCTGGGGGACCCGGCAGAGAGGGCGCACGTGTCCCGGGCGTGCCTCACGCCCCTCCGGGCTCCAGCCCCTGCGAGGGGGCCCCGGCTCAGGGAGGCGAGGAAGCTGCGGCTGACACCCCACAATATGACGGTCACGGTGAGAGCGTTCCCGGGGGTCGTCGCCGGGCTCTGCTGTCAGGCGAAGAGGGCCCCGGGCCGGGTTCCCCAAACGGTGACGTCCAGAGAGGCGGGCGCTGCTGTTCTGGGCTCCTTTGCCTCCGTGAGACCCCCGTCGTCCTGTGAAAGCTGCCCAACCCAGACAAGGAGCAGGTCAGGTTTCCTCCAGCGCTGTCAGGAGCCACAGCTGGGGACGAAGGGCCGCTTCCCTAGGCGGTGGGCTCGCGGCCGGGCGGTGGAGAGTGTGAAACTCACGGGCCTTCACAGGAAGGGGCCAGAACGAGTGTGCGAGCCCCACAGCTGGTTCCGATTCAGCGGCTGTTGGAGGACCTCCTCGGGGCTGGGCGGGCGGCCACATCCCAAACCCTCCAGCCAGACATTAATTCCCGGTCAGTCTTCAAGATGCGGCCCGAGGCGGCGGTCAGCGAGGAGTGAACTCTCACGTGCTGTCAGGTTGTTGGACAGGCTAACACAG gagaaaaaaattattgcaGCTAGCCTGAAGAAAGGCAAGATGTGTGGGACAAGCAGCAGTTTGAACAGCTCTGAAGCACAGAACCTGTCGGAGGGGCTCCTGCCCTCCACGCGCTCTGGCTGCTTCCGGAAAGAATCTTCCAGCCCGAACCCAGAGAGCGCACTTGCCGATGGCTTGAACAGGACCCTCCAACACCTCGCAGGAATCTGA